Proteins found in one Pagrus major chromosome 20, Pma_NU_1.0 genomic segment:
- the tekt3 gene encoding tektin-3, with amino-acid sequence MELIGSTLTATYARPKTSHFLPAISTMASSYRNTQPALAMNPGANLWRTNNYYKSSSAVPTPSSIQRENFDLVRAKTMFYPSNRTALSTRYTPDDWYKSNQSNYRESESSRKSAERLRRDTIRLMQDREQVTRRTQESTSKNIGERLNDIVFWKSELSHEIDNMVTEIAALSEVKRRLERALAETAGPLQVSQECLYHREKRMSIDLVHDDVEKGLIKEVEVIKSCQERMRRLLERAIAQLASNRAAQHELERDISDKVTAQRIDDRCHHLRNTSDGIGYYRGIDRLDPSLSLPDSWSKFTDDNILLSQSERASSHKLRDEIEILLNTTSNDMWNQFNNVNIAFTNRISETADAKNSLQTHLAKTLQEIFQTEMLIETLKRALRDKECPLKVAQTRLEERTRRPNVELCRDNPHHRLVSEVREIEDTILKLQERLMEAENTLQNLVKTKVTLEHDLSVKANSLFLEQEKCMSMRKSFPSMPRLVGYT; translated from the exons ATGGAGCTGATTGGATCCACTCTGACAGCCACATATGCTCGGCCAAAGACCAGCCACTTCCTCCCTGCCATCTCCACTATGGCATCCAGCTATCGCAACACCCAGCCCGCCTTGGCAATGAATCCCGGTGCCAACCTGTGGAGGACCAACAACTATTACAAGAGCAGCAGCGCTGTCCCAACCCCCTCGTCTATACAGAGAGAGAATTTTGATCTGGTCCGAGCCAAGACCATGTTCTACCCCTCCAACAGGACGGCGCTGAGCACCCGCTACACACCAGACGACTGGTACAAGTCCAACCAAAGCAACTACAGGGAGTCCGAGTCATCACGGAAAAGCGCAGAGAGGCTGAGGAGAGACACCATCAGGCTGATGCAGGATAGGGAGCAGGTGACGAGACGAACCCAGGAAAGTACCAGCAAGAACATTGGCGAGCGGCTCAACGACATTGTCTTCTGGAAGTCTGAGCTGAGCCATGAGATTGACAACATGGTGACAGAGATAGCTGCACTCAGCGAGGTCAAGCGGAGGCTGGAGAGAGCCTTGGCAGAGACTGCGGGGCCCCTTCAG GTGTCTCAAGAGTGTTTGTACCACAGAGAGAAGCGGATGTCCATCGATCTGGTACATGATGATGTAGAGAAAGGACTCATAAAG GAAGTGGAAGTAATCAAGTCATGTCAGGAAAGGATGAGGCGACTTCTGGAGAGAGCCATCGCTCAGCTGGC gtcaAACCGAGCCGCCCAGCATGAATTGGAGAGAGACATTAGTGACAAAGTGACAGCTCAGAGGATAGATGACAGGTGTCACCACCTGAGGAACACGTCAGATGGTATCGGCTACTACAGAGGCATTGACAGACTGGACCCCTC ACTGTCTCTGCCTGACTCGTGGTCCAAGTTCACAGACGACAACATCCTGCTCTCTCAGAGCGAACGTGCCTCCTCCCACAAGCTCAGGGACGAGATCGAAATCCTGCTGAACACCACGTCCAACGACATGTGGAACCAGTTCAACAATGTCAACATAGCCTTCACAAACCGCATATCGGAGACCGCTGATGCTAAAAACAGCCTGCAAACACACCTGGCGAAG ACTCTGCAGGAGATCTTCCAGACAGAGATGCTGATTGAGACTCTGAAGAGGGCCCTCAGGGATAAAGAGTGTCCGCTGAAAGTGGCCCAAACAAGGCTGGAGGAGAGGACCCGCAGGCCCAACGTAGAGCTCTGCAGGGACAACCCACACCACAG ACTCGTGAGTGAGGTGAGAGAGATCGAGGACACCATCCTGAAGCTTCAGGAgaggctgatggaggctgaGAACACCCTGCAGAATCTGGTCAAGACCAAAGTGACCCTGGAGCACGACCTGTCCGTCAAGGCCAACTCGCTCTTCCTAGAGCAGGAAAAGTGCATGAGCATGCGCAAGAGCTTTCCCAGCATGCCCCGTCTGGTGGGCTACACTTAA